The Paenibacillus swuensis genome contains the following window.
TCACCGCATGTTCCGGAATTTGAGAGATGCAGTTTAATAGATCCTGAACCTTTACTTCCGCTTCCGCATGACCTTCCCGATCCCCATGATTCTCAATGTGATTGAAGAACCATTCTCTTCGGAGAGTCCTTCCTTCATCGTCTTCCATTTTCCATAAGGGCCCCATCTCATATTGCTCAGGTAAGCAAATGATTCGATCTTCCGTATTCCTGTTTAACTTCGTGAGCACAACATTTAAACCGCCTGCCAGAGACTCCCCGGATACAATATGTACTCTTTGGCAAAGTTCCCAGCTCAACATATATTCCATCTTATTCAGCCTCCAAAAAAAGAAACCTTGACCCTCACATTAACGTCAAGGTTTATAATGAATTTATAACTTCACTGCAGGGGAGTTGGATCTTATCAAAATCGGCGAGTTGTCACAAGTAACGGGCGTAAGTATTCGCATGCTTCGTTACTATGAGGAGCAGGGCTTGATCCGCTCGGAGCGGCAATCCAACGGCTACCGTGTATTCAACCCTACGGTACCCGAGCAGGTGCGAACGATAAAATTCTATATCGAGCTTGGACTGACTACGGAGCAGATTTCCGGTTTTCTGCATTGTGTGATGCGGAATAAGGAATCTTTTTGCCGGGAGATTATGCCGGTGTA
Protein-coding sequences here:
- a CDS encoding MerR family transcriptional regulator, producing the protein MKIGELSQVTGVSIRMLRYYEEQGLIRSERQSNGYRVFNPTVPEQVRTIKFYIELGLTTEQISGFLHCVMRNKESFCREIMPVYTQKLLEINEQIAMLTRIKSNLEERMTAILEDDPNPKEK